The following coding sequences lie in one Oceanicola sp. 502str15 genomic window:
- a CDS encoding DUF1775 domain-containing protein, with amino-acid sequence MLTRSTGALLALGLLAGAAQAHATLEQSEAAIGATTKITLRVPHGCEGEATEAVRIEIPEGFYAVKPMPKAGWVLETETGPYATPYDNHGTEMAEGVRAVTWRGGDLPDAFYDEFTLRGAVGPQMEAGAVMFFPAVQTCANGTVEWTDTSGAEGVAGPAPGVRLVAGDGGHGRASEKAVLGALEITAPAAAATLPNQPVAGGFMTITNTGTQGDVLIGARSSMAGRVEVHEMAMERDVMKMRALPGGLPIPAGETVVLEPGGFHLMFTELSGPLVAGEVAEVTLVFETAGELRLRFPVKPRGEIGGGGHGGRGAHAGHGGN; translated from the coding sequence ATGTTGACCAGATCGACCGGGGCCCTGCTTGCCCTCGGCCTGCTTGCCGGTGCGGCGCAGGCCCATGCCACCCTTGAACAGAGCGAAGCCGCCATTGGCGCGACCACCAAGATCACCCTGCGGGTGCCCCACGGTTGCGAGGGGGAGGCGACCGAGGCGGTGCGGATCGAGATCCCCGAGGGGTTCTACGCGGTGAAGCCGATGCCCAAGGCGGGCTGGGTGCTGGAAACCGAGACCGGCCCCTATGCCACCCCCTATGACAACCACGGCACCGAGATGGCCGAGGGGGTTCGGGCGGTGACGTGGCGCGGGGGCGATCTGCCGGATGCCTTCTATGACGAGTTCACCCTGCGCGGCGCGGTTGGCCCGCAGATGGAGGCGGGCGCGGTGATGTTCTTTCCGGCAGTTCAAACCTGTGCCAATGGCACGGTGGAGTGGACCGACACCAGCGGGGCGGAGGGCGTGGCCGGGCCTGCGCCGGGCGTAAGGCTCGTGGCCGGCGATGGCGGGCATGGTCGTGCGTCGGAGAAGGCGGTGCTGGGGGCGCTGGAGATCACCGCGCCTGCGGCGGCGGCGACCCTGCCAAACCAGCCGGTGGCCGGGGGCTTCATGACCATCACCAACACCGGGACGCAGGGCGATGTGCTGATCGGCGCGCGCAGCTCCATGGCCGGGCGCGTGGAGGTCCACGAGATGGCGATGGAGCGCGACGTGATGAAGATGCGCGCGCTGCCCGGTGGCCTGCCGATCCCTGCCGGGGAGACGGTGGTGCTGGAGCCGGGGGGCTTTCATCTGATGTTCACGGAGCTTTCGGGGCCGTTGGTCGCCGGGGAGGTGGCCGAGGTGACGCTGGTCTTCGAGACGGCAGGTGAGCTGCGCTTGCGGTTTCCGGTGAAGCCGCGGGGTGAGATTGGCGGTGGTGGGCACGGCGGGCGTGGTGCCCATGCCGGGCATGGTGGCAACTGA